cccgccgccagccccgagcgccgcggccgccggtcccggtcccggtcgCGCTCCCGTGAGCGCAACGGCCTGAAGCGCCCGAGCCACCGACGGAGCCGCAGCTGGTCCCGCTCCCGCGAGCGCACCCCCGGCGGGCCGCGCTCCGCCGCGCACCACGGCCACCACCACGGCAAGGCCTGGCCCGAGTACTAcgagaaggagaaggaggagatcCTGCGGCAGAGGCGAGCGCCCGCCCGGGCTGGCCCGGCCCGGGGCTTCCCGTGGGGCCTGTCGTGCCCGTTCCTCCCCGCCGCTCGGAGGAACCGGCGCTCCCGGGGCGCGCAGAGCAGGAACCGGGACAGTGGTTCCCGGGGCGGGCGTGGCCGGGCCTGTTGCTGTGCGGGGCCTTTCAGGGCCTGGCGGCGCGTTGCGTTAACCCCTTCGGCCTTCCCTGGCGGCGGGCACGGCGTGAGGCGTTCCCCGCGGTTGTACTGGCAGGCCGGGGCgcccgggcgggccggggctgggccgggctgggctgACACCGCGTCCTCCGCagcgggctgggctgggagggtgCTGACACCCCTTACCCGCCCATCTGCAGCATACGgagctttgctgctggctgcttgtTCTCCTTACTGTGGCTGCTGTAGGCAATTAGAAGTGGGAACAGGTATCAGACTTCAGATGTTTACGTGCTGGGTGTAGCACCTGGGCTTCAGCGAAGGTGTTTTCCGTTACAGGAGACtcaatgagagagagagaattggAGAACTGGGGGCACCTGAAGTCTGGGGACTGTCACCAAAGGTTCCTGACCCCGAGTAAGGCATATCTTCTTTCCTTCCGTTTTTTATGATATGGATTGTATGTCAGTTTAACTTAAAAAAAGTCTTAGCCCTACTCTGGTCCCTTTGCCACAATTCATGTGTCGGTTCATTTCTGAATCAACATAATGAGattattagttttcttttttccccccaaataaTTCTATCATACGGATTATGAGAGAGATGATTTATTGTAGATCAGGTGGCCTTCATGTTGCGGTTCTGAAAGCAGCTCCCATGCTGCACATTAGCTGTTTAATAATTACTCTATTGCAAGTTTTGACTCAAAATCTGCAAGCATGTGCCTTTGATCTTGAATATtacaaaatagattttaaatagcaaacttttatttttattcagttccGATGAGCATACACCAGTAGAAGATGAAGAGGCAAAATCCAAGAGTAGTTCTTCAGATTCCAGCTCAGAAGGTATTTTGGTTTGCTTACacagcttgttttaaaaatgggatGCTACCAAGTCTAGAACCCGCTGTTGTTGCTTGCAAGAGGTTCACTGACTTTGATAGGTGGAAGTGAGCGTGGTGGACTCCAGTTCAAAGGAGAGCGTTGTTTTGGAAAGGTCGGGAAATGCATAtggagctagatgatctttgtTCTCCAATgttatctttttaaaacatttagaggaaaaaaagaaaaagaagaagaaaagaaagaagaaaaagcgGAAGGcatccaaaagaaaaagcagaaaacattctgAGGACAGCGACAGCGAGTCAGAGTCTGAGCAGAACTCCAGCGGTAAGAAACGAGGGTTTCAGCTAATGTGCATGGTGCAAGAActctccttctctcctctgAACACAAAGTGGTGCTTCTGGCTTTTGTTGCACGCTTGCAGTGTTCTGAAATTacagagctgcagcatcagtctgttcttttctttcaccATCTTGCTGGGTTTGTAGTGCCTTTTCCTTGAGTGCTTGTGGTCTGGCCTCAGGAAATAGGGTTTCTGAATTTAGCATCCGTTGAGCATCTTGTGCCAGAGGTATGTTTAGTACGTTCTCATACCGAACAATACTGCAGGTAGGTTTCTACTAATACTTCTCAGTATTATTTGGTACCTAGACAAATCGCATCTGAGAAACTGTGTAGCGTGGCATTCTGGTGGAGGCAGTTAGTTATTCACAGTGCAGTAAACTACTTAGTTATAACTATTCATCTCCTTTTGCTAATTATAcatactttcatttttcagatgaagataaaaagaaaagcaagaagaagaaaaagaagaacagaaagtaaGTTTCCAGGTAGTCGTGTGTAATTCTCCCTGCTTTTAACTAGAGGGAAGTACCACTTCCTTAGCAGGTAGTGAGGAAGGCTGAGCACTCTTGTGATTAGGGCTGTAAATGCTGTCAAATAATCTTAATTtgacagattttatttaaatctacAGAATATGCAGCATAGAAGACTTGATGCAAAAATAAGGAGCCACTTTCTAACGCTATATGAAAGGCTTAACAGAGTATAtattgtctttgttttgttgtaaGGCGTTTTCTATGAAGCAACAATCTATATGCAGACAGCTGGTCTTCCTGTAGGTGGAATTTGCCTTCAGAAACTAATTACCTGAGTATGATTTCCAGCACTTTCTTTCATCTTAGATTTTGGTAAATAGCATGTCTGTCTTTGACTTTATCACAGGAAGAagtataagaaaaagaaaaataaaagaagcaggAAGGAATCCAGTGATTCAAGTAGTGAGGATTCTGATGATGAAACGTTTCAAGGGGAAGATCTCTGGATTGAGAGGTCAAGTAGGTTCACCTGACTTTAAACTTGGGTTGAAACTTCTTGATGTCCTTTTCATGAATTCTTTGTTAGGTGTTGCTGACCTGCGTAACTGTTCTGATAACAATGAGCACAACATTAATCTTCCTTGTTATTTGATTgttgcagaaaatacagaagctgATAGCTTGATTGGACCAGAAGCCCCCAAAACTCATGCATCTCAGGATGATAGGCCTTTGAAGTGAGTAGCCAGCTCTAACAATACTTTGATTGCATCAAGTAAACCAAGCCTGAAAGTTACAGTTCAGAAGGGCTGTTATAACAGTGTACATGCATCAGAGAAATGCTGTGCCAGAAACTCAGACAGAAGTAGTAGTGGTGCTAGCCTGAATTGAGGTAGGAAAGTCTGGTTTATGTGTGTTAACCTTGATTTCTAGAAAATCAATTGTAAGATGTCTATTCTAATGCTCTGCGGTATTGTGACTTTATAGTGTCTTCATTCCTGTGTAATCGGAATGGATTCAACTGGTTATTTAAGATGTTTTTGCTAGTGTTAGCCATAAGGAAGAAATGGAGCAAtgtgtgggaaagaaaaagaatgcttaaaaatgcagctgtagGAAGTAGTGAAGAGGGAAGCTGGATGTTTAGCTCATCTAAATCATGTTCTAGCTCTATATTTGAGACTGATTGAAATCACTGGGATGCTTGttcgtttgtttgtttaagcTACGGACATGCCCTCTTGCCTGGTGAAGGTGCAGCCATGGCAGAGTACGTAAAAGCAGGAAAACGTATACCCCGGAGAGGTGAAATCGGCTTGACCAGTGAAGAGATTGCATCGTTTGAGAGCTCTGGTTATGTC
The genomic region above belongs to Falco peregrinus isolate bFalPer1 chromosome 13, bFalPer1.pri, whole genome shotgun sequence and contains:
- the NKAP gene encoding NF-kappa-B-activating protein; this translates as MAPASRSRSPPAASPERRGRRSRSRSRSRERNGLKRPSHRRSRSWSRSRERTPGGPRSAAHHGHHHGKAWPEYYEKEKEEILRQRRLNERERIGELGAPEVWGLSPKVPDPDSDEHTPVEDEEAKSKSSSSDSSSEEEKKKKKKKRKKKKRKASKRKSRKHSEDSDSESESEQNSSDEDKKKSKKKKKKNRKKKYKKKKNKRSRKESSDSSSEDSDDETFQGEDLWIERSKNTEADSLIGPEAPKTHASQDDRPLNYGHALLPGEGAAMAEYVKAGKRIPRRGEIGLTSEEIASFESSGYVMSGSRHRRMEAVRLRKENQIYSADEKRALASFNQEERRKRENKILASFREMVYRKTKGKEEK